A genomic window from Streptomyces sp. NBC_01429 includes:
- a CDS encoding sensor histidine kinase: MTTTGAHQDGSGMTARGYGWWERRRSVVLDVGLALLSALECGLQGVYFAQNASLPVPLGVIFGLLAGSVLVVRRRWPFAVVLVSIAVTPAEMGYLMALVGLYTLAASEAPRRIIGSLAGMSLVGMLIVTFVRTRQNVTDTGIDTHSWYVPLVAVLMSVGMTAPPVLLGLYVGARRRLMESLRERADSLEQELSLLADRAEQRAEWARTEERTRIAREMHDVVAHRVSLMVVHAAALQAVALKDPAKAVKNAALVGDMGRQALTELREMLGVLRSGEQVAARRAGNLTSATAPEAVPLAAVGLAAAAAAAAAAEDGPGMADIEALVGESLDAGMVVELSVQGESRPYPPEVEQTAYRVVQEALTNVLKHAAGAKVMVRLAHRDAEVAMQVENGPSDSGAHDAGLPSGGNGLVGMRERVTALGGVFVSGETDAGGFRVSAVLPDRGAA, from the coding sequence ATGACCACGACGGGGGCACACCAGGACGGTTCGGGCATGACCGCCCGTGGCTATGGGTGGTGGGAGCGGCGGCGGAGTGTCGTGCTGGATGTGGGGCTGGCGTTGTTGTCGGCCCTGGAGTGCGGGTTGCAGGGGGTCTACTTCGCGCAGAACGCGTCGCTGCCCGTGCCGCTCGGGGTGATTTTCGGGCTGCTGGCGGGTTCGGTGCTGGTGGTGCGGCGGCGGTGGCCGTTCGCCGTGGTGCTGGTGTCCATCGCCGTCACGCCCGCCGAGATGGGCTATCTGATGGCGCTGGTCGGGCTCTACACGCTCGCCGCCTCGGAGGCGCCGCGCCGGATCATAGGGTCGCTCGCCGGGATGTCGCTGGTCGGCATGTTGATCGTGACGTTCGTACGGACGCGGCAGAACGTGACGGACACGGGGATCGACACGCACAGCTGGTACGTCCCGCTCGTCGCGGTCCTGATGTCCGTCGGGATGACCGCCCCGCCCGTACTGCTGGGGCTGTACGTGGGGGCCAGGCGGCGGCTGATGGAGAGCCTGCGGGAGCGCGCGGACAGTCTGGAGCAGGAGCTGTCGCTGCTCGCCGACCGGGCCGAGCAGCGGGCGGAGTGGGCGCGTACCGAGGAGCGCACGCGGATCGCGCGCGAGATGCACGACGTGGTGGCGCACCGGGTGAGTCTGATGGTGGTGCACGCGGCGGCCCTTCAGGCGGTGGCGCTGAAGGATCCCGCGAAGGCGGTGAAGAACGCCGCGCTCGTGGGTGACATGGGCCGGCAGGCGCTCACTGAGCTGCGCGAGATGCTCGGGGTGCTGCGGTCGGGCGAGCAGGTGGCGGCGCGGCGGGCGGGGAACCTCACGTCGGCCACGGCGCCCGAGGCCGTGCCGCTGGCGGCCGTGGGGCTGGCGGCGGCCGCTGCGGCCGCGGCGGCCGCCGAGGACGGTCCCGGGATGGCGGACATCGAGGCTCTGGTCGGTGAGTCCCTGGACGCCGGGATGGTCGTGGAGCTTTCGGTGCAGGGCGAGTCGCGTCCGTATCCGCCGGAGGTGGAGCAGACCGCCTACCGGGTGGTGCAGGAGGCGCTGACCAATGTCCTGAAGCACGCGGCGGGCGCGAAGGTGATGGTCCGGCTCGCGCACCGGGACGCGGAGGTCGCCATGCAGGTGGAGAACGGTCCTTCGGACAGCGGCGCGCACGACGCGGGGCTGCCGAGCGGCGGGAACGGTCTGGTGGGGATGCGGGAGCGGGTGACGGCTCTGGGCGGGGTGTTCGTCTCGGGCGAGACGGACGCGGGGGGTTTCCGGGTGTCGGCGGTGCTGCCGGACCGGGGCGCCGCCTGA
- a CDS encoding SMI1/KNR4 family protein, whose protein sequence is MTTGRLGQQAAPPNAAYAGQVVHFPDPVRASRHPRGVRVDGDGRPDFAPYARAAAEIAEPPVGFGVDELRLTDYVSANAALHAAGHDLWGTIPAVATPHGWTWHHLPGSRRMVLVPVEVKALLRHHGGLATAPVDHAKRGTRPLQETRPVHFGLPKGSGPVGEQQVLGVEEDLGYRLPGAYRSFLKAAGGCAPVGAALDAELGLLVDQPFFTVRDEAAVNDLVYVNKCLRDHLTKDYLAVAFVQGGILAVKVKGERSGSVWFCPYDDARDQDGLSVQERVERLLLPCGDDFDAFLLRLAGSPPELETVANLMVDGGFARAVPVEG, encoded by the coding sequence ATGACGACAGGTCGGCTCGGGCAGCAAGCCGCGCCACCGAACGCGGCCTACGCCGGGCAGGTCGTGCACTTCCCGGACCCGGTCCGGGCCTCCCGGCACCCGAGAGGTGTACGGGTGGACGGGGACGGCCGTCCGGACTTCGCGCCGTACGCCCGCGCGGCCGCCGAGATCGCCGAGCCCCCGGTGGGGTTCGGCGTGGACGAGCTGCGGCTCACGGACTATGTGTCGGCGAACGCGGCGCTGCACGCCGCTGGCCACGATCTGTGGGGGACGATCCCCGCCGTGGCCACGCCGCACGGCTGGACCTGGCACCATCTGCCGGGTTCGCGCCGGATGGTGCTGGTGCCGGTCGAGGTGAAGGCGCTGCTGAGACATCACGGCGGTCTGGCGACGGCGCCGGTGGATCACGCCAAGCGCGGCACGCGCCCGCTCCAGGAGACCAGGCCGGTGCACTTCGGGCTGCCGAAGGGGTCGGGGCCTGTCGGGGAGCAGCAGGTGCTGGGCGTGGAGGAGGATCTCGGCTATCGGCTGCCGGGGGCCTATCGCTCGTTCCTCAAGGCGGCGGGTGGCTGCGCGCCGGTGGGCGCGGCGCTCGACGCGGAGCTGGGGCTGCTGGTGGATCAGCCGTTCTTCACGGTGCGCGACGAGGCCGCGGTCAATGATCTGGTCTATGTGAACAAGTGCTTGCGGGACCATCTGACCAAGGACTATCTGGCTGTCGCTTTTGTGCAGGGCGGGATTCTCGCGGTGAAGGTGAAGGGCGAGCGGTCCGGTTCTGTCTGGTTCTGCCCGTACGACGACGCCCGTGACCAGGACGGTCTGAGCGTGCAGGAGCGGGTGGAGCGGCTGTTGCTGCCGTGCGGCGACGACTTCGACGCGTTTCTGCTGCGGCTGGCGGGCAGTCCGCCGGAGCTGGAGACCGTGGCGAACCTGATGGTGGACGGCGGCTTCGCGCGTGCCGTCCCGGTGGAGGGGTGA
- a CDS encoding SUKH-4 family immunity protein: protein MVTFAQAQERAEDWINGDLPGYQHREVRVREFELGFVVWAEDRENGPTSDGGRQRLVIARDSGEATLWPGLPVGEVIRRYEEEYGVPEEVPPAPEPPRRVDLNQTSFLLTPPEWLQDAADRIGIPDGRAAAASASASASASASAPKAASAAEAAGASGESGAASAPEAPAASGTGASTGTDTDTDTGDSLGGNASQGSSAWPGAYEPTANDGVPAATPGAPTGSTPWAGIDTSGSSALPEGGSVPLPATVFAPPLSGADDDDVPPPAVATEAPTALMSGGSQLPRTTVAPALDPKKAGGQEGPEGSAAAPDSAASAKAGDAAPGDGDIADAATSKAAVPPRGGRGGGSTTPPPPGAPGTPGVRPAGATPPGPPSSGPGAPGTPAGGYVPTQMAPSIGSNAPLPPGPPGTPGAPQPPGPPGTPGTPPGGVHHAATMFADPSQGGPGGAQPPRPPGPPGTPGAPGAPGMPPGASQQPPGPPGPPGAPQAPGTPPGGVHHAATMLAGPGQGGMPVAPQPPGPPGPPGMPPGGPGPGSGPVPGGPPRPPAYGYPPQPSGMPTVGPGYQAVLRYRAPDGSEAQLIRRSAPGTPHPEWQILHELRAMNVPPQQVLELHTELESCELPGGYCARMIRETWPQVRITSVAPYGQDHASRQQGMQHLLTHQGELHQVADGPARPAPVRAPLPPMPPAPPIPPEGIAQELLGAFGPQGICRFDQRAVSRQGVPEIVARTLVWAGLPADFGPFFWAQPPQPVVPTLAELAAQRQVRAAADAGSYLVMGSDFGRALCVQYGTAHIMAVPVEAGPDGQSAAPQFVNTGLSEFTRSLALLGRMWRLRYGLNPEQAGRWTVDFQAQLAALDPAALSSPENWWSVLLEQMWDGLL from the coding sequence GTGGTGACCTTCGCGCAGGCGCAGGAGCGCGCGGAAGACTGGATCAACGGCGATCTGCCCGGTTATCAGCACCGCGAGGTGCGGGTGCGGGAGTTCGAGCTGGGTTTCGTGGTGTGGGCGGAGGACCGTGAGAACGGTCCGACGTCGGACGGCGGCAGGCAGCGGCTGGTGATCGCCAGGGACAGCGGTGAGGCCACGCTGTGGCCGGGGCTGCCGGTGGGTGAGGTGATCCGGCGGTACGAGGAGGAGTACGGGGTGCCCGAGGAGGTGCCGCCCGCGCCGGAGCCGCCGCGGCGGGTGGATCTGAATCAGACGTCGTTCCTGCTGACGCCGCCGGAGTGGCTTCAGGACGCGGCGGACAGGATCGGGATCCCGGACGGGCGGGCGGCCGCGGCTTCGGCTTCGGCTTCGGCTTCGGCTTCGGCTTCGGCACCGAAGGCGGCCTCGGCGGCCGAGGCTGCTGGAGCGTCCGGGGAGTCCGGGGCGGCTTCCGCTCCCGAGGCACCTGCGGCCTCGGGTACGGGTGCAAGTACGGGTACGGATACGGATACGGATACGGGCGACTCCCTCGGCGGTAACGCCTCGCAGGGCAGCTCCGCGTGGCCGGGGGCGTACGAGCCCACGGCCAACGACGGGGTGCCCGCCGCGACCCCGGGGGCGCCGACCGGGTCGACGCCGTGGGCGGGGATCGACACCAGCGGTTCGTCCGCGCTGCCGGAGGGCGGTTCCGTGCCGTTGCCAGCGACGGTCTTCGCGCCGCCCCTCTCGGGCGCGGACGACGATGACGTACCGCCGCCCGCGGTGGCCACCGAGGCGCCGACCGCGCTGATGTCAGGGGGCAGCCAGCTGCCGCGTACGACGGTCGCGCCCGCGCTGGACCCGAAGAAGGCCGGCGGTCAGGAGGGCCCGGAGGGCTCCGCGGCCGCCCCGGACTCCGCCGCGAGCGCGAAGGCGGGCGACGCCGCGCCGGGCGACGGTGACATAGCCGACGCGGCGACCAGCAAGGCCGCCGTGCCGCCGCGCGGTGGGCGCGGGGGCGGTTCCACGACTCCGCCGCCGCCCGGCGCCCCCGGCACGCCGGGCGTGCGCCCGGCGGGCGCCACGCCGCCGGGTCCGCCGTCGTCCGGTCCCGGTGCGCCCGGCACCCCGGCGGGCGGCTACGTGCCGACCCAGATGGCGCCGAGCATCGGTTCCAACGCGCCGCTGCCTCCCGGCCCGCCCGGTACGCCCGGCGCCCCGCAGCCCCCCGGTCCGCCCGGTACTCCCGGTACGCCTCCGGGCGGGGTGCACCACGCCGCGACCATGTTCGCCGACCCGAGCCAGGGCGGCCCCGGCGGCGCGCAGCCGCCGCGTCCGCCCGGGCCGCCCGGTACCCCTGGTGCTCCCGGTGCTCCCGGCATGCCGCCGGGCGCCTCGCAGCAGCCCCCCGGACCTCCTGGTCCGCCCGGCGCCCCCCAGGCCCCCGGTACGCCTCCCGGCGGTGTGCACCACGCCGCGACCATGCTCGCGGGGCCGGGGCAGGGCGGTATGCCCGTGGCACCGCAGCCTCCCGGTCCGCCCGGTCCGCCCGGCATGCCACCGGGTGGCCCCGGTCCGGGCTCCGGTCCCGTTCCGGGTGGGCCGCCGCGGCCGCCCGCGTACGGTTATCCGCCGCAGCCCTCCGGGATGCCGACGGTCGGTCCCGGCTATCAGGCCGTCCTGCGCTACCGCGCGCCCGACGGCTCCGAGGCGCAGCTGATCCGGCGTTCCGCGCCCGGTACTCCGCACCCCGAGTGGCAGATCCTGCACGAGCTGCGCGCGATGAACGTGCCGCCGCAGCAGGTGCTCGAACTCCACACCGAGCTGGAGTCCTGCGAGCTGCCGGGCGGTTACTGCGCCCGCATGATCCGGGAGACCTGGCCGCAGGTACGGATCACGAGTGTCGCGCCGTACGGTCAGGATCACGCGAGCAGGCAGCAGGGCATGCAGCATCTGCTCACGCACCAGGGCGAGTTGCACCAGGTCGCGGATGGCCCGGCGCGGCCCGCGCCGGTGCGGGCGCCGCTGCCGCCGATGCCGCCCGCGCCGCCGATTCCGCCCGAGGGGATCGCGCAGGAGCTGTTGGGGGCCTTCGGGCCGCAGGGCATCTGCCGGTTCGACCAGCGCGCGGTGTCCCGGCAGGGCGTCCCGGAGATCGTGGCGCGCACGCTGGTGTGGGCGGGGCTGCCGGCCGACTTCGGGCCGTTCTTCTGGGCGCAGCCGCCGCAGCCGGTGGTGCCGACGCTGGCGGAGCTGGCGGCGCAGCGGCAGGTGCGGGCCGCGGCGGACGCGGGGTCGTATCTGGTGATGGGCAGCGACTTCGGCCGTGCGCTGTGCGTGCAGTACGGTACGGCGCACATCATGGCCGTACCGGTCGAGGCGGGTCCTGACGGCCAGTCGGCGGCACCGCAGTTCGTGAATACGGGGTTGTCGGAGTTCACGCGTTCGCTGGCGTTGCTGGGCCGGATGTGGCGGCTGCGGTACGGGCTGAATCCGGAGCAGGCGGGCCGTTGGACGGTTGACTTCCAGGCGCAGTTGGCGGCGCTGGATCCGGCGGCGCTGTCGTCGCCGGAGAACTGGTGGTCGGTGTTGCTGGAGCAGATGTGGGACGGACTGCTGTGA
- a CDS encoding cellulose-binding protein — translation MGAAPLSAHGFVSVRGRGYRPEQVEEEFTALSRDRDDAWERVARLTVLAKEMEAESARLAEQVAALEPQTYESLGGRAQQILALATAEDESLRTEVREEAQAVVDAAQASARQLRELAREQGDAVRAEAEAYAEQVLGAARETADEERIEARREVKARRSEALDALKEVRRRTQRVIDDMEHKQGERLAQTEREFAERGAAMTVEHDELSAYAQVRLVEAQRLFSEAGERARHRQEDAQDTAAELMAQARVRAERVMRDTERVVREQEEAREEMRAHMAHVRSSLAALTGRAPAEG, via the coding sequence ATGGGTGCTGCACCGTTGTCGGCTCATGGCTTCGTGTCCGTACGGGGCCGCGGTTACCGCCCCGAGCAGGTGGAAGAGGAGTTCACGGCGCTGTCGCGGGATCGCGACGACGCCTGGGAACGGGTGGCGCGGCTGACCGTCCTGGCGAAGGAGATGGAGGCCGAGTCGGCCCGGCTCGCGGAGCAGGTCGCGGCGCTGGAGCCGCAGACGTACGAGTCGCTCGGCGGGCGGGCCCAGCAGATCCTGGCGCTGGCGACGGCGGAGGACGAGTCGCTGCGGACCGAGGTGCGCGAGGAGGCGCAGGCGGTCGTCGACGCGGCGCAGGCTTCGGCGCGGCAGCTGCGTGAGCTGGCCAGGGAGCAGGGCGACGCGGTTCGGGCGGAGGCCGAGGCGTACGCCGAGCAGGTGCTGGGGGCGGCGCGGGAGACGGCCGACGAGGAGCGGATCGAGGCCCGTCGCGAGGTGAAGGCGCGGCGTTCGGAGGCGCTGGACGCGCTGAAGGAGGTGCGCAGGCGGACCCAGCGGGTGATCGACGACATGGAGCACAAGCAGGGCGAGCGACTGGCGCAGACCGAGCGGGAGTTCGCCGAGCGCGGGGCGGCGATGACGGTCGAGCACGACGAGCTGAGCGCGTACGCCCAGGTGCGGCTGGTGGAGGCGCAGCGGCTGTTCTCCGAGGCGGGTGAGCGGGCGCGGCACCGCCAGGAGGACGCGCAGGACACGGCGGCGGAGCTGATGGCGCAGGCGCGGGTGCGCGCGGAGCGGGTCATGCGGGACACGGAGCGGGTCGTGCGGGAGCAGGAGGAGGCGCGCGAGGAGATGCGGGCGCACATGGCGCATGTGCGCAGCAGCCTGGCGGCGCTCACGGGCCGGGCGCCGGCCGAGGGATAG
- a CDS encoding ABC transporter ATP-binding protein gives MTTAVTIPRHGGTGGRTAVAARARQVVKAYGAGETRVVALDHVDVDIDRGRFTAIMGPSGSGKSTLMHCLAGLDTVTAGEIHLDETEITKLKDKHLTRLRRDRIGFIFQAFNLLPTLNAMENITLPMDIAGRRPDAAWLQQVVDTVGLADRLRHRPTELSGGQQQRVAVARALAARPEIIFGDEPTGNLDSRSGAEVLGFLRRSVDELGQTIVMVTHDPVAASYADRVLYLADGRIVDEMLRPTADAVLDRMKDFDARGRTS, from the coding sequence GTGACAACGGCTGTGACCATTCCCAGGCACGGGGGTACTGGAGGGCGTACGGCCGTCGCGGCGCGAGCGCGCCAGGTGGTGAAGGCGTACGGCGCCGGGGAGACCCGGGTCGTGGCGCTCGACCATGTCGATGTGGACATCGACCGCGGGCGGTTCACCGCGATCATGGGGCCGTCCGGCTCGGGCAAGTCGACGCTGATGCACTGCCTGGCCGGGCTGGACACCGTGACCGCGGGCGAGATCCATCTCGACGAGACCGAGATAACGAAGCTCAAGGACAAGCACCTCACGCGGCTGCGCCGGGACCGGATCGGCTTCATCTTCCAGGCGTTCAATCTGCTGCCGACGCTCAACGCCATGGAGAACATCACGCTCCCCATGGACATCGCGGGCCGGCGGCCGGACGCCGCGTGGCTCCAGCAGGTCGTGGACACGGTGGGCCTCGCCGACCGGCTGCGGCACCGGCCGACCGAGCTGTCGGGCGGTCAGCAGCAGCGCGTCGCGGTCGCGCGGGCGCTCGCCGCCCGGCCCGAGATCATCTTCGGTGACGAGCCGACCGGGAACCTGGACTCGCGCTCCGGCGCCGAGGTGCTGGGCTTTCTGCGCAGGTCGGTGGACGAGCTGGGGCAGACCATCGTGATGGTCACGCACGACCCGGTGGCCGCCTCGTACGCGGACCGGGTGCTGTATCTCGCCGACGGGCGGATCGTGGACGAGATGCTCCGGCCGACGGCCGACGCCGTACTGGACCGGATGAAGGACTTCGACGCGCGGGGGCGGACCTCGTGA
- a CDS encoding YwqJ-related putative deaminase yields MHTAPTDASGDPRLSWSSTEPHRPPSLRQRRDGILPAVAAALSVRGETLTCTAGKADQPPTLHPLVQDFLATLTSGQRERFTGRCPEAILLSRHLTAAEAARSKRARRKPLTHSEARRSLKHAKLTARRIREAGDPLHGSYAPPCRSCTALLAHFGVRPVDLTENG; encoded by the coding sequence ATGCACACCGCACCAACCGACGCATCCGGCGACCCACGCCTCAGCTGGAGCAGCACCGAGCCGCACCGCCCACCATCGCTCCGGCAGCGCAGGGACGGCATCCTGCCCGCCGTCGCGGCAGCGCTCTCCGTCCGCGGCGAGACACTGACCTGCACCGCGGGCAAGGCCGACCAGCCACCCACCCTGCACCCCCTCGTACAGGACTTCCTCGCCACGCTCACCAGCGGACAGCGGGAACGATTCACCGGGCGCTGCCCCGAAGCGATCCTGCTCTCCCGCCACCTCACCGCCGCCGAGGCCGCACGCTCCAAACGCGCCAGACGAAAACCCCTGACCCACAGCGAGGCCAGACGCTCCCTCAAACACGCGAAACTCACCGCCCGCCGCATCCGCGAGGCCGGCGACCCCCTGCACGGCAGCTACGCCCCGCCCTGCCGTTCCTGTACGGCGCTGCTCGCCCACTTCGGCGTACGGCCCGTCGACCTGACCGAGAACGGCTGA
- the glmU gene encoding bifunctional UDP-N-acetylglucosamine diphosphorylase/glucosamine-1-phosphate N-acetyltransferase GlmU, which translates to MSANRPAAVVVLAAGEGTRMKSRTPKVLHEVCGRSLVGHVVSAARELEPRQLVVVVGHARAEVEGHLTAAYEGVRTAYQATQNGTGHAVRTALQELGGTPDGTVVVVCGDTPLLSGETLNALAATHAADGNAVTVLTAEVPDATGYGRIVREGAHGAVTAIVEHKDASDAQRAIREINSGVFAFDGQLLADALGKVRTDNSQGEEYLTDVLGILREAGHRVGASVAADHREILGINNRVQLAEARRLLNQRLLERAMLAGVTVVDPASVLIDVSVTFEQDAVVHPGTQLLGATHLAEGAEVGPNTRLKDTSVGAGARVDNTVADGAEVGAGATVGPYAYLRPGTRLGVKAKAGAYVEMKNATIGEGTKVPHLSYVGDATIGEYTNIGAASVFVNYDGERKHHTTIGSHCRTGSDNMFVAPVTVGDGAYTAAGSVITKDVPAGSLAVARGQQRNIEGWVARKRPGSAAAAAAATAPASTESES; encoded by the coding sequence GTGAGCGCCAACCGCCCGGCAGCCGTCGTCGTTCTCGCAGCGGGTGAAGGAACCCGCATGAAGTCGAGAACCCCCAAGGTTCTGCACGAGGTCTGCGGGCGCTCGCTCGTCGGACATGTCGTGTCCGCCGCGCGTGAGCTGGAGCCGCGGCAGCTCGTCGTGGTCGTCGGGCATGCCCGCGCCGAGGTCGAGGGGCATCTGACCGCCGCGTACGAGGGCGTGCGCACCGCCTACCAGGCCACCCAGAACGGCACCGGGCACGCCGTCCGGACCGCGCTCCAGGAGCTGGGCGGGACGCCCGACGGGACCGTGGTCGTCGTCTGCGGCGACACCCCGCTGCTCTCCGGCGAGACCCTCAACGCGCTCGCCGCCACCCACGCCGCCGACGGCAACGCCGTGACCGTGCTGACCGCCGAGGTCCCGGACGCGACCGGGTACGGGCGGATCGTCCGGGAGGGTGCGCACGGCGCGGTCACCGCGATCGTCGAGCACAAGGACGCCTCCGACGCGCAGCGGGCGATCCGGGAGATCAACTCGGGGGTGTTCGCGTTCGACGGTCAGCTCCTCGCGGACGCGCTCGGCAAGGTCCGTACGGACAACAGCCAGGGCGAGGAGTACCTCACCGACGTGCTCGGCATCCTGCGCGAGGCCGGCCACCGGGTCGGGGCGTCCGTCGCCGCCGATCACCGGGAGATCCTGGGCATCAACAACCGCGTCCAGCTCGCGGAGGCCCGGCGGCTGCTGAATCAGCGGCTGCTGGAGCGCGCGATGCTGGCCGGCGTGACGGTCGTCGATCCGGCGTCGGTCCTCATCGACGTGTCGGTCACCTTCGAGCAGGACGCGGTCGTGCACCCGGGTACGCAGCTGCTCGGCGCCACGCATCTGGCCGAAGGCGCCGAGGTGGGGCCCAACACGCGGCTGAAGGACACGTCCGTGGGCGCGGGCGCCCGGGTGGACAACACGGTCGCCGACGGCGCCGAGGTGGGCGCGGGGGCGACGGTCGGCCCGTACGCCTACCTGCGGCCCGGTACGCGGCTGGGCGTGAAGGCCAAGGCGGGCGCGTACGTCGAGATGAAGAACGCGACGATCGGCGAGGGCACGAAGGTGCCGCACCTGTCGTACGTCGGGGACGCGACCATCGGCGAGTACACGAACATCGGCGCGGCCAGCGTCTTCGTGAACTACGACGGCGAGCGGAAGCATCACACGACGATCGGCTCGCATTGCCGGACCGGTTCGGACAACATGTTTGTGGCACCTGTCACGGTCGGGGACGGTGCGTACACCGCCGCCGGGTCGGTCATCACGAAGGACGTACCGGCCGGTTCGCTGGCTGTCGCCCGCGGCCAGCAAAGGAATATCGAGGGCTGGGTGGCCCGGAAGCGTCCGGGCAGTGCCGCCGCGGCGGCCGCCGCGACGGCGCCGGCGAGCACCGAGAGTGAAAGCTGA
- a CDS encoding SUKH-3 domain-containing protein — MPDLNTTRFPVPVDAALRDAGWRPGRWDIKQAEEWADTLRSHTTPAGHRLNVFPAAVEAWAEFGGLRITAPGPGRQIAPAALRIDPTAGIHLARTLADLGRSLETEISPLGEEGEGQAVLAIDSTGRVFSIDHTGDWYLGPDMDRALGTLLTGLEPTRLTQG, encoded by the coding sequence ATGCCCGACCTCAACACCACCCGGTTCCCCGTCCCCGTGGACGCCGCGCTGCGCGACGCGGGCTGGCGGCCGGGGCGCTGGGACATAAAGCAGGCCGAGGAGTGGGCCGACACCCTGCGCTCGCACACCACCCCGGCCGGCCACCGGCTGAACGTCTTCCCCGCCGCCGTCGAGGCATGGGCCGAGTTCGGCGGCCTGCGCATCACCGCGCCGGGCCCCGGCCGGCAGATAGCCCCCGCCGCCCTGCGGATCGACCCGACGGCGGGCATCCACCTCGCCCGTACGCTCGCGGACCTCGGCAGGTCGCTGGAGACGGAGATCAGCCCGCTGGGCGAGGAGGGCGAGGGGCAGGCGGTGCTGGCGATCGACAGCACCGGCCGGGTCTTCAGCATCGACCACACCGGCGACTGGTACCTGGGACCGGACATGGACCGGGCGCTGGGGACGCTGCTGACCGGTCTCGAACCCACGCGGCTGACACAGGGCTGA